In one Nostoc sp. KVJ3 genomic region, the following are encoded:
- a CDS encoding CHASE2 domain-containing protein — translation MRRRTWNRIYKEFGLWWLAAPPGIIVLIVTISIRIAGGMQYWEWMLLDTMLHLRPVEKHDERVVIVGIDEKDIEWVKQYPIPDQKIAELLTKLETYKPLAIGLDIFKNVPIEPGGKQLAQVLRSNSNIIGIEKILPPNETLPPQSLPPERVGFVDLLNDEDSKNRRYLLYTANSKNLNEDKYSLALRLVIKYLNAQRINLETGKNDPNTIMIRGIELPRITPNFGGYVRADDGGLSILINFRNSNQPFDVVSLRDVFNGKVDVKSLRDRIVLVGNRNLSTGDVIYTSALPNLKLSGQIYGIDYHAHVISQILSTVIDNRPMLHSWGDIAEYVWILIWGFLPITIGRLTQSVWRNILGVSVAGFCLFGCGYIMLWVWGVWIPVAPGLLVLAVNGVGLSAFAFYQHDKFLRSQIKERQNTIDHTFSIIHNGPLQTLAYGLKHMRAEDIPYEQLLKQFEKLDWEIREIGEFLKLEALTTEESLRLGSGLILELNRPLHDLLYEVYSSTLERKDFETFKTLKVKIRNFDPIDDKYLCMEDKRGICLFLEEALCNVGKHAQGVKRVEASGVYSSDKYKLSVKDNGSGITSKLENKGTKHSKVLAKQLRGEFRRESFSPRGTICELSWKLKKEFEF, via the coding sequence ATGAGAAGGAGAACCTGGAATCGCATTTACAAAGAATTTGGTCTATGGTGGCTGGCTGCACCTCCTGGCATCATAGTGCTGATTGTGACGATCTCGATCAGAATAGCAGGAGGAATGCAATATTGGGAATGGATGCTTCTGGATACGATGTTACATCTGCGTCCGGTGGAAAAACATGATGAACGTGTAGTAATTGTGGGTATCGACGAAAAAGATATTGAATGGGTTAAGCAATATCCAATTCCAGATCAAAAGATTGCAGAGTTACTCACCAAGCTGGAAACTTATAAACCGCTAGCGATTGGGCTGGATATCTTCAAAAATGTTCCCATAGAACCTGGTGGCAAACAACTCGCACAGGTATTGCGGTCAAATTCTAATATTATTGGGATTGAAAAAATTTTACCCCCCAACGAAACTTTACCACCCCAGAGTTTGCCACCTGAACGAGTAGGATTTGTGGATTTACTTAATGATGAGGATAGCAAAAATCGACGTTATTTGTTATATACGGCGAATAGTAAGAATCTTAATGAAGATAAATATTCCTTAGCATTGCGGTTAGTTATTAAGTATTTAAATGCGCAGAGAATTAACTTAGAAACGGGAAAAAATGACCCGAATACAATCATGATTCGGGGGATTGAATTACCCCGAATTACTCCGAATTTTGGCGGATACGTTAGGGCTGATGATGGGGGATTGTCAATTTTAATTAACTTTCGCAACAGCAATCAACCTTTTGATGTTGTGTCACTGCGCGATGTTTTCAATGGGAAAGTTGATGTAAAATCGTTGCGCGATCGCATTGTGTTAGTTGGCAACCGCAACCTGAGTACTGGTGATGTTATTTATACATCTGCTTTGCCTAACTTAAAATTAAGCGGTCAAATTTATGGTATAGACTATCATGCTCATGTCATCAGTCAAATTCTTAGTACCGTAATAGATAATCGCCCAATGTTGCACAGTTGGGGAGATATTGCAGAATATGTATGGATATTGATTTGGGGTTTTTTGCCAATTACTATAGGACGGCTTACCCAATCTGTTTGGAGAAATATACTTGGTGTAAGTGTAGCAGGATTTTGTCTATTTGGCTGCGGATATATAATGCTGTGGGTGTGGGGTGTATGGATTCCTGTAGCACCGGGTTTACTTGTTTTAGCTGTGAATGGGGTAGGTTTGAGTGCTTTTGCCTTTTACCAGCATGATAAATTCTTGCGATCGCAAATTAAGGAACGTCAAAATACTATTGACCACACTTTTAGTATAATTCACAATGGCCCTTTGCAAACCCTCGCTTATGGATTAAAGCACATGCGTGCTGAAGATATCCCCTACGAGCAATTGCTAAAGCAATTTGAAAAACTTGATTGGGAAATTCGAGAAATTGGTGAATTTCTCAAACTCGAAGCATTGACTACAGAAGAAAGTTTGCGTTTAGGTAGCGGATTAATACTAGAATTAAATCGACCGCTTCACGATTTATTATATGAAGTTTATTCTAGTACCTTAGAACGTAAAGATTTTGAAACCTTTAAAACATTAAAAGTTAAAATTAGAAATTTTGACCCAATTGATGATAAATATTTATGTATGGAAGACAAACGCGGAATTTGTCTATTTTTGGAAGAAGCATTGTGTAATGTGGGCAAACATGCTCAAGGAGTCAAGCGTGTTGAAGCATCAGGTGTTTATAGTTCAGATAAGTACAAATTGTCCGTTAAAGACAATGGTTCAGGAATTACATCAAAGTTAGAAAATAAAGGTACAAAGCATTCCAAAGTCCTTGCTAAACAATTAAGAGGAGAATTTCGACGAGAATCATTTTCTCCTCGCGGGACTATCTGCGAACTTAGTTGGAAACTTAAGAAAGAATTTGAGTTTTGA
- a CDS encoding glycosyltransferase has protein sequence MNHQPLDATTATSFLPMVSVVVPIYNGEADLPELINCLLSQTYPKDRVEYLLVDNNSSDRTLTILKTSAENCPITIRPLSENQIQSSYSARNTGIRAAVSEIIVFTDADCRPQPQWLNSLIQPFVNKEVVIVAGEILALPGTTLLEQHADRQETLSQKHTLNHTFRPYGQTANLAIRRIALEKAGLFRPYLTTGGDADICWRILGENIGRLEFAPNAIVQHRHRATLKELQSQWRRYGRSNRYLHELHGVDLMREMTPKEYGYRLARWLLKEIPRDIKKVLVQPVTGIAGQVTLVDLLNTPIGLFTARARTAGQRDAKLPDNAKIIDRL, from the coding sequence ATGAATCATCAGCCACTTGATGCAACCACCGCCACCAGTTTTTTACCAATGGTGTCGGTGGTTGTTCCTATTTATAACGGTGAGGCGGATTTACCAGAGTTAATCAACTGTTTGTTGTCTCAAACTTACCCAAAAGACCGGGTAGAGTACTTGTTAGTAGACAATAACAGTAGCGATCGCACTCTCACCATCCTCAAAACATCTGCTGAAAACTGCCCAATTACAATTCGTCCCTTGAGCGAAAACCAAATTCAAAGCTCATACTCTGCTCGTAATACTGGGATTCGCGCTGCTGTGAGCGAAATTATCGTTTTTACCGATGCTGATTGTCGCCCTCAACCACAATGGTTAAATTCATTGATTCAGCCTTTTGTCAATAAGGAAGTGGTAATTGTGGCTGGGGAAATTTTGGCACTACCAGGTACAACTCTGCTAGAACAACACGCAGATCGGCAAGAAACTTTGTCGCAAAAGCATACCCTTAACCATACCTTTCGTCCCTATGGACAAACAGCTAACTTAGCGATTCGACGCATCGCCTTAGAAAAAGCGGGTTTATTTCGTCCTTATCTTACCACTGGTGGCGATGCCGATATTTGCTGGCGAATTTTGGGAGAAAACATCGGGCGTTTGGAATTTGCCCCAAATGCGATCGTTCAGCACCGCCATCGTGCCACACTCAAAGAACTGCAAAGCCAATGGCGGCGCTATGGACGCTCAAATCGCTATCTACACGAACTGCACGGTGTCGATTTGATGCGAGAGATGACACCCAAAGAATACGGCTATCGTTTGGCACGTTGGTTATTGAAAGAAATACCAAGGGATATTAAAAAGGTGTTGGTGCAGCCCGTCACAGGTATCGCAGGTCAAGTCACCCTTGTAGATTTATTAAATACCCCCATTGGTTTGTTCACAGCGAGGGCGCGTACTGCTGGGCAAAGAGATGCCAAGCTGCCAGATAATGCCAAGATAATCGATCGATTGTAA
- a CDS encoding WD40 repeat domain-containing protein — translation MQCTAYTKYIKGHTNWIWFSVFSPHSQTLASASGDYTAKIWDVNTVVCLITLKGHRNGVLAIAFSPDGKIVATASDDHTTKS, via the coding sequence ATGCAATGCACTGCCTATACAAAATATATTAAGGGTCATACTAATTGGATTTGGTTTAGTGTTTTTAGTCCTCATAGTCAAACTTTAGCAAGCGCCAGCGGAGACTATACCGCGAAAATCTGGGATGTGAATACAGTTGTATGCTTGATAACTCTCAAAGGGCATCGCAATGGTGTATTGGCGATCGCTTTTAGTCCTGATGGTAAAATTGTAGCTACCGCTAGCGATGACCATACTACAAAATCATAG
- a CDS encoding YdcF family protein yields MKRKFTNKSLISIKKSCANLWQLLQKLTGILYFVLGTWLIFTTITLVFASSQPVDAFFVLGGSIRREIYVAQQAKQYPQTPILISHGSPDPCIWLIFQPELVELQNIWLEKCANSTFENFYYGIPILRRWGVHKVMLITSPSHLPRAKWMAQILLGAHGIWVEPQIVEESGIPGNNESWSKTGLDLTRSLLWAILSQIIQPQCSNVTKLTEVDMQAWEHRGFRCEHQGGLGK; encoded by the coding sequence ATGAAACGTAAATTTACCAACAAATCATTAATTTCTATTAAAAAAAGTTGTGCTAATCTGTGGCAATTGTTACAAAAACTAACTGGTATCTTGTACTTTGTCTTGGGTACTTGGTTAATTTTTACCACTATAACCTTAGTTTTTGCTTCTTCGCAGCCAGTAGATGCCTTTTTTGTGCTTGGTGGCAGTATTCGTCGAGAAATTTATGTAGCTCAACAAGCAAAACAGTATCCGCAAACCCCAATTTTAATTTCTCATGGTTCCCCAGACCCCTGTATATGGTTAATTTTTCAGCCGGAACTAGTCGAGTTACAAAACATTTGGTTAGAAAAGTGCGCGAATTCCACCTTTGAAAATTTTTATTATGGTATTCCAATTTTACGGCGTTGGGGAGTACATAAAGTCATGTTGATTACCTCGCCAAGTCACTTACCCAGAGCTAAATGGATGGCCCAGATTCTCTTGGGCGCTCATGGTATTTGGGTAGAGCCGCAGATTGTTGAGGAGTCAGGTATTCCAGGAAATAATGAATCTTGGAGCAAAACTGGATTAGATTTAACCCGTAGCCTGTTGTGGGCGATTTTAAGTCAGATTATTCAACCGCAGTGCTCAAATGTTACTAAACTTACTGAAGTAGATATGCAAGCTTGGGAGCATAGAGGTTTTCGTTGTGAACATCAAGGGGGTTTGGGAAAATAA
- a CDS encoding filamentous hemagglutinin N-terminal domain-containing protein, with protein MIIKYRLYKFLQFGLAGLLGWLIVSIFTAKTQAQQSNIVPDKTLGAESSQVIGNFQGQPIEVITGGSTRQFNLFHSFQEFNISTGRAAYFFSPSADIQNILARVTGNNPSKILGTLGTFGNSRPNLFLINPNGIVFGKNASLDVQGSFVGTTANGIQFGNQGVFSATNPQAVPLLTINPSVLLFNQIQANGGIINQSQTPVAINPIGGYLTGLQVADGKSLLLVGGNINIDGGGIQAHGGNVELAGLAAPGNVGLNIAGDNLGLVIPENVERADVSLSNGAEVNVRGVGGGNIEIQARNVNLAGQSKLKGGIDIGLGTPNSQGGDININATGDTTLIDKGFIANVVQEKAFGQGGDINITTGTLTLQNAGQINASLYGQGNAGNVNINAQGAVTVAGQKDDLNSGISSFVFTGATGNGGNINIKSSYFTLSNNAYLDTDILGQGNGGNIEITTGTLKATNGGDIHSIIFGKGNAGNIGINALDNIVFDTNSDVSSNVFNDGVGNGGNIYLKTGSLSLTNGSEVSTSLYGQGNAGNITVEASDNVKLDGVFIDAGKFDLNNKNYDSYSGFKSNLNIGGVGKAGNIQVTTGSLSVTNGAEISSFTAGVGNAGNITINARDNVTFSGFGGRQKDGSTVSSFGTNNPIGNGGEIRITASNLLLKDGGRLNASNDGQGNGGNIFLDVANTITFDGIGGNGLYSGANTEGYNGNAGNIQIETGSLFFTNGGAIYSSHSGEKGNGGNITINARDSVKIDGVVKGVTLNSGQIIDAKSGLFSLLLSGEGKGGDIEVTTGSLSVTNGATIAGNSGGQGNGGNITINARDTVTLDGGKNSLITSIGSPTVSSSTGNAGNIRINARELFLKNGGELAAFSSGQGDSGNIFIDTRDAVIIDGTTGNKPTGVFSDLFAGVGKGGDIQITTNSLTLSNGGQLAASSFGKGNAGDIIVNAGDAIGIDGVGRNGTASGVFTTLEGKAEGRGGNINLTAVSLSLTNGGIVNASTSSKGNAGDITIDARDRILIEGVSPTGFSSGVFSTVNQGAVGNGGNINLTTGSLFLNHGGISSSSFGQGKAGDININSVSTALDNKAAIAAITNSGDGGNINLTASELLLLRRGSQISTTAGTAQSGGNGGNIDINSIFIVAIPKENSDIAANAFTGTGGNVKIKSEGIFGIESRPKPTEKSDITASSELGVAGTISINVPDTSSIQNSFTELSPVIDTNALIANSCISRGIKRQENSFTITGSGALTTNRPDEDLVSTYSTGEVRGVETTSHSWKKGDPIIEPLGLYRLNNGQLLLSRECSN; from the coding sequence ATGATAATTAAATACAGATTATACAAGTTTTTGCAGTTTGGATTGGCAGGTTTACTGGGTTGGTTAATTGTCAGTATTTTTACTGCTAAAACCCAAGCGCAGCAAAGTAATATCGTACCTGACAAGACACTTGGGGCTGAATCCTCACAAGTTATAGGTAACTTTCAGGGACAGCCCATAGAAGTAATTACTGGTGGTTCAACTCGCCAATTCAATCTATTTCACAGCTTTCAAGAATTTAATATCAGCACGGGACGGGCGGCGTATTTCTTTAGTCCTAGCGCAGATATCCAAAATATTCTGGCACGGGTAACGGGGAATAACCCTTCAAAAATTTTGGGGACACTTGGCACATTTGGTAATTCTCGCCCGAATTTATTTTTGATAAATCCTAATGGGATTGTGTTTGGCAAAAATGCCAGTTTAGATGTACAGGGTTCCTTTGTGGGGACAACTGCAAACGGAATTCAGTTTGGCAATCAAGGGGTTTTTAGTGCGACAAATCCCCAAGCTGTGCCGTTATTGACTATTAATCCTTCGGTATTGCTGTTTAATCAAATCCAAGCAAATGGGGGAATTATTAATCAATCTCAAACACCTGTAGCGATTAATCCCATCGGTGGATATCTTACGGGTTTGCAAGTTGCTGATGGTAAAAGTTTGCTGCTTGTTGGTGGAAATATCAATATTGATGGTGGTGGAATTCAGGCTCATGGCGGAAATGTTGAATTAGCAGGTTTGGCTGCACCGGGAAATGTGGGATTGAATATTGCGGGTGATAATCTGGGTTTAGTTATACCTGAGAATGTGGAACGCGCCGATGTTTCGTTGAGTAATGGTGCAGAAGTGAATGTTCGCGGTGTGGGTGGCGGTAATATCGAAATTCAAGCTCGAAATGTAAATTTAGCAGGGCAAAGTAAACTAAAAGGGGGAATAGATATAGGTTTAGGTACTCCAAATAGTCAAGGTGGAGATATTAATATTAATGCCACAGGAGATACAACGTTAATAGATAAAGGTTTCATCGCTAACGTAGTGCAAGAAAAAGCATTTGGTCAAGGTGGCGATATCAATATTACGACTGGAACATTGACATTACAAAATGCTGGACAAATCAATGCTAGTCTCTATGGACAAGGTAATGCAGGAAATGTAAATATCAATGCTCAAGGTGCTGTTACTGTTGCAGGTCAAAAAGATGATTTGAATAGTGGAATTAGTAGCTTTGTATTCACAGGAGCAACAGGTAATGGTGGTAATATCAATATCAAATCTAGCTATTTTACACTAAGCAATAATGCTTACCTTGATACTGATATTTTAGGACAAGGTAATGGTGGTAATATTGAAATCACGACAGGTACGCTAAAAGCTACCAATGGAGGCGATATTCATAGCATTATCTTTGGCAAAGGAAACGCTGGGAATATCGGCATTAATGCCCTTGATAATATAGTCTTCGATACTAATAGCGATGTTAGTAGTAATGTGTTTAATGATGGCGTAGGTAACGGAGGAAATATTTACCTGAAAACAGGTTCACTCTCGTTAACTAACGGCAGTGAAGTATCAACAAGTCTTTATGGACAAGGTAATGCCGGAAATATTACGGTCGAAGCTTCTGATAATGTTAAGCTAGATGGCGTTTTTATCGACGCGGGTAAGTTTGACCTTAATAATAAGAATTATGATTCGTATAGTGGTTTTAAAAGCAATTTAAACATTGGAGGTGTTGGAAAAGCAGGAAACATTCAAGTTACAACAGGATCGCTTTCTGTTACTAATGGTGCTGAAATATCTAGCTTTACTGCTGGAGTTGGAAATGCAGGAAATATCACTATTAATGCCCGCGATAATGTGACATTTTCGGGTTTTGGAGGGAGACAAAAAGATGGCAGTACAGTATCAAGTTTCGGTACTAATAATCCGATAGGTAATGGTGGTGAGATTCGCATCACTGCAAGTAATTTACTATTAAAAGATGGCGGACGATTAAATGCTAGTAACGACGGACAAGGAAATGGAGGTAATATCTTTCTTGATGTTGCCAATACTATTACTTTTGATGGAATTGGCGGTAATGGTTTATACAGTGGTGCCAATACGGAAGGATACAATGGTAACGCCGGAAATATTCAAATTGAAACAGGATCGCTGTTTTTCACAAATGGCGGTGCAATATATTCTTCACATAGCGGAGAAAAAGGTAATGGTGGAAATATCACCATCAATGCTCGTGATAGCGTCAAAATTGATGGTGTCGTCAAGGGTGTAACTTTGAATAGTGGTCAAATTATTGATGCAAAGAGTGGTTTATTTAGTTTATTGCTGAGTGGTGAAGGTAAAGGAGGTGACATCGAAGTTACAACAGGATCACTTTCTGTTACTAACGGTGCAACCATTGCTGGAAACTCAGGTGGACAGGGAAATGGAGGCAATATCACCATCAATGCCCGTGATACAGTAACTTTGGATGGTGGGAAAAATAGTTTAATTACTTCCATAGGCAGTCCTACGGTAAGCAGTAGCACGGGTAACGCTGGGAATATTCGGATCAACGCCAGAGAATTATTTCTAAAAAATGGTGGTGAACTCGCCGCTTTTAGTAGTGGTCAAGGTGATAGTGGTAATATCTTTATCGATACCCGCGATGCTGTAATTATCGATGGTACTACTGGCAATAAACCGACTGGCGTTTTTAGTGATTTGTTCGCTGGAGTTGGCAAAGGTGGGGATATTCAAATTACAACCAATTCCTTAACACTAAGCAACGGTGGACAACTTGCTGCTAGCAGTTTTGGCAAAGGTAATGCTGGTGACATTATAGTTAATGCTGGCGATGCTATTGGGATTGATGGTGTCGGTAGGAATGGAACTGCAAGCGGTGTTTTTACTACCTTAGAAGGTAAAGCTGAAGGTAGAGGAGGCAATATTAACCTGACAGCAGTTTCTTTGTCTTTAACCAATGGTGGAATAGTTAATGCTAGTACTTCTTCTAAAGGTAATGCAGGTGATATTACCATTGATGCACGCGATCGCATTTTAATTGAGGGTGTTAGCCCCACAGGTTTTTCTAGCGGTGTTTTTAGTACAGTCAATCAAGGCGCTGTTGGCAATGGAGGTAATATTAACCTGACAACAGGTTCTTTATTTTTAAATCACGGGGGAATCAGTTCAAGCAGCTTTGGACAAGGGAAAGCTGGAGATATTAATATTAATTCTGTTTCTACAGCACTTGATAACAAAGCAGCTATTGCAGCAATAACTAACTCTGGTGATGGGGGAAATATTAATTTAACTGCCAGCGAGCTTTTACTATTGCGTCGCGGTAGTCAAATTTCGACCACAGCAGGGACAGCGCAATCAGGTGGCAATGGTGGTAACATCGATATCAATTCAATATTTATCGTCGCCATCCCCAAAGAAAACAGCGATATTGCAGCCAATGCCTTCACTGGAACAGGCGGGAATGTCAAAATAAAATCTGAAGGGATCTTTGGTATCGAGTCGCGCCCAAAGCCAACCGAAAAAAGTGATATTACCGCCAGTTCTGAATTAGGCGTTGCAGGTACCATTAGCATTAACGTACCCGATACCAGTTCTATTCAAAATAGCTTTACTGAATTATCCCCAGTTATTGACACTAACGCACTCATCGCTAATAGTTGCATTTCACGCGGCATTAAGCGACAAGAAAACTCTTTTACCATAACAGGTTCCGGCGCTTTGACTACTAATCGCCCCGATGAAGATTTAGTTTCTACTTACAGCACTGGTGAAGTTAGAGGTGTAGAAACTACATCACATTCCTGGAAGAAAGGCGATCCGATTATTGAACCACTTGGGTTATATCGGCTGAATAATGGGCAGTTGCTATTGAGTCGAGAATGTTCTAATTAA
- a CDS encoding Npun_R1517 family heterocyst differentiation transcriptional regulator has translation MNSKALPRQINNLEVGVYECEIHLKFRLIEEKSLLGDREQLLQVLLDALTEGSDDFLETLQASVKAQEVSEFKASPQMRRQLMRLRNAAENPQT, from the coding sequence ATGAACTCCAAAGCATTGCCACGCCAGATAAATAATCTCGAAGTAGGTGTTTATGAGTGCGAAATCCATCTCAAATTCCGGTTGATTGAGGAAAAGAGTTTATTAGGCGATCGCGAACAACTCTTACAAGTGCTACTTGATGCATTAACCGAGGGTTCTGATGATTTTCTGGAAACGCTGCAAGCGTCCGTTAAAGCGCAAGAGGTGTCTGAATTCAAAGCCTCACCTCAAATGCGCCGTCAGCTAATGCGCTTGCGTAATGCTGCCGAGAATCCACAAACTTAA
- a CDS encoding response regulator transcription factor, whose amino-acid sequence MVGISLKEHQFYGHLPVEKRLGILVVDDHQLILTGTLDVLSREYPEAALVKAQTVKETLSQLQYYQFDLIVMDLSIPYQQGETAEIDTGIKLLQTLLNEYPHQNFIVQTSYMKVLIRIKHEIDNHQGGFAIADKGLPEKEMLMRVNLALHGATHTKDIKSGIELKPEWLDVLRLAFEESLTDKAIAERMYKSERAVRTYWTKIQDVLGVYPEDCKQSGKNMRILTEIRSREEGLID is encoded by the coding sequence ATGGTAGGGATAAGTTTGAAAGAACATCAATTTTATGGACATTTACCAGTGGAAAAAAGACTGGGTATTCTTGTTGTCGATGACCATCAATTAATTTTGACTGGTACTCTTGATGTCTTAAGTCGAGAGTATCCCGAAGCTGCTCTTGTTAAAGCTCAGACGGTAAAAGAAACACTTTCTCAACTTCAATATTATCAGTTTGACTTGATTGTAATGGATTTATCAATTCCCTATCAGCAAGGAGAAACAGCAGAGATTGATACCGGAATTAAGCTGTTGCAAACTTTGCTTAATGAATATCCCCATCAGAATTTTATCGTCCAAACTAGTTATATGAAGGTGTTAATCAGAATTAAACATGAGATTGATAATCATCAAGGTGGTTTTGCGATCGCAGACAAAGGATTACCCGAAAAAGAAATGCTGATGCGGGTTAATTTAGCCCTTCATGGTGCAACTCACACCAAAGACATCAAAAGCGGGATCGAACTCAAACCCGAATGGTTGGATGTGTTGCGGTTGGCTTTTGAAGAGAGTTTGACAGATAAGGCGATCGCTGAAAGAATGTATAAATCAGAACGAGCAGTACGGACTTACTGGACGAAGATTCAGGATGTTTTAGGGGTGTATCCTGAAGACTGCAAGCAAAGTGGTAAGAATATGCGAATTCTCACCGAAATTCGTTCTCGCGAAGAAGGCTTAATTGATTAA
- the ctpB gene encoding carboxyl-terminal processing protease CtpB produces MNQSAKSYSPLQVALIGGAIATTATMSVFGPAWTRGVRAALALQDSPKVIVDQVWQLVNHEYVDGKFNQQDWQATRQSLLSKDYSSREEAYTAIREALQKLGDPYTRFMDPKQFEALTSQTSGEVSGIGVRMEVNEKTQRLTVVEAIENSPALKAGIKAGDEILAIDGKSTLKMKVDDASKLIRGKAGSPIKLRIGRAGQNALELKLTRASIEVPTVRYTLRQEGNRRVGYIRLREFSAHAADQMQRAIRDLNSKKVDSYVLDLRGNPGGLLQASIEIARMWYDNGGIVKTVDRVGGTEETKANRTALTNRPLAVLVDGNSASASEILTGALKDNKRAVVVGGQTFGKALVQSVHELADGSGLAVTIAHYYTPAGTDINHKGIAPDIKLDLTEAQERQLASNPDLIGTKSDPQYARAIAILSNNNFAQPPANQPTRPMSRADNLKF; encoded by the coding sequence ATGAACCAATCTGCGAAAAGTTACTCACCGCTCCAAGTAGCCTTGATTGGTGGAGCGATCGCCACAACTGCTACAATGTCTGTGTTCGGCCCCGCTTGGACTCGTGGTGTCCGTGCCGCTCTAGCCCTACAAGACAGTCCAAAAGTGATAGTTGACCAAGTGTGGCAACTGGTGAATCATGAATATGTTGATGGCAAATTTAATCAACAAGATTGGCAAGCAACCAGGCAAAGCCTCTTAAGCAAAGACTATTCTTCCCGAGAAGAAGCATACACCGCTATCCGCGAAGCTTTACAAAAGTTGGGAGATCCTTACACTCGATTCATGGATCCCAAACAGTTTGAAGCCTTGACTAGCCAAACATCTGGCGAAGTCTCTGGCATTGGCGTGCGGATGGAAGTAAACGAAAAAACTCAACGGCTGACTGTTGTTGAAGCTATAGAAAATTCTCCAGCCCTAAAAGCTGGAATCAAAGCAGGTGATGAAATTTTGGCAATTGACGGCAAATCTACTCTCAAAATGAAAGTAGATGACGCTTCCAAATTAATTCGCGGCAAAGCGGGTAGTCCCATCAAGCTCCGAATAGGACGAGCCGGGCAAAATGCCTTGGAACTGAAGCTAACGAGAGCAAGTATTGAAGTGCCAACGGTACGTTATACCCTTAGACAAGAAGGAAATCGTCGCGTCGGTTATATCCGTTTGCGGGAATTTAGCGCTCATGCCGCAGATCAAATGCAACGAGCCATCCGCGATTTGAACAGCAAGAAAGTTGATTCTTATGTCTTAGATTTACGGGGAAATCCTGGCGGGTTGTTGCAAGCTAGTATTGAAATTGCCCGAATGTGGTATGACAATGGCGGAATTGTCAAGACAGTAGACCGAGTGGGCGGTACTGAAGAAACTAAAGCCAATCGCACTGCTTTAACAAATCGTCCCTTAGCAGTTTTAGTAGATGGGAATTCAGCTAGTGCTAGCGAAATCCTCACAGGGGCACTCAAGGATAATAAACGAGCGGTAGTCGTAGGTGGTCAAACTTTTGGTAAGGCCCTAGTGCAGTCCGTTCATGAACTCGCAGATGGTTCCGGTTTGGCTGTCACCATTGCCCATTACTACACCCCGGCGGGAACAGATATTAATCATAAAGGAATTGCCCCAGATATCAAGCTAGATTTGACAGAGGCACAAGAGCGGCAACTAGCTTCTAATCCCGATTTAATCGGAACTAAGAGCGATCCCCAATATGCCAGAGCGATCGCAATTTTATCAAATAATAACTTTGCCCAGCCGCCAGCAAATCAGCCAACTCGACCCATGAGCCGCGCCGATAACCTGAAATTTTAG
- a CDS encoding response regulator transcription factor encodes MSAQLLLVDDEPGIREAVKDYLQESGFSVQVASNALEGWEWMQMNTPDLVISDVMMPQVDGYQFLKQLREDPRFQALPVVFLTAKGMTGDRIQGYHAGVDAYLPKPFDPDELVAIVENLLARRVAKNATTGDDAETPDLAELANQISQIKALLTQRNAISQSPAPFKIDLTPREQSVLDLVAEGLMNKEIARRLETSVRNVEKYVSRLFSKTGTNSRTELVRFALEHGLAK; translated from the coding sequence ATGTCAGCACAATTGTTACTGGTGGATGATGAACCAGGGATACGGGAAGCCGTGAAAGACTATTTGCAAGAGAGCGGTTTCAGCGTTCAAGTCGCCAGTAACGCCCTTGAAGGTTGGGAATGGATGCAGATGAATACACCTGATTTGGTGATTTCTGATGTCATGATGCCCCAAGTGGATGGCTATCAGTTCCTCAAACAACTACGAGAAGACCCCCGCTTCCAAGCACTGCCGGTAGTATTTTTAACTGCTAAGGGTATGACAGGCGATCGCATCCAAGGCTATCATGCTGGTGTTGATGCCTATCTACCCAAACCCTTCGATCCAGATGAGTTAGTGGCCATAGTCGAAAATTTGCTAGCCCGCCGCGTCGCCAAAAATGCAACTACGGGAGATGATGCTGAAACCCCCGATTTGGCTGAACTAGCCAATCAGATTTCCCAAATTAAGGCGTTGTTAACTCAAAGAAATGCAATTTCCCAATCACCAGCCCCTTTCAAAATTGATTTGACTCCCAGAGAACAAAGTGTTTTAGACTTAGTCGCTGAAGGGTTGATGAATAAAGAAATCGCCCGTCGCTTAGAAACCAGCGTCCGCAATGTAGAAAAATACGTTAGCCGTTTGTTTAGTAAAACTGGCACTAATAGCCGGACAGAGTTAGTTCGTTTTGCTCTAGAACACGGTTTGGCTAAATAG